One part of the Cystobacter ferrugineus genome encodes these proteins:
- a CDS encoding NAD-dependent epimerase/dehydratase family protein, protein MKVLVTGGAGFIGSHVCDAFVRAGHEVIALDNLSSGKKENLAPRVRLEVADIRSPEAAQLVRSERPQILCHLAAQMDVRRSVEDPRFDADANILGFLNLLEASRVSGVQKVVFSSTGGAIYGEQDVFPAPESHATRPISPYGVSKAAGELYLNYYKAQYGLKYVALRYANVYGPRQNPHGEAGVVSIFSTRLLAGQDCTIYGEGKQTRDFVYVEDVARANLLAAEKDYSGPINIGTGVETDINRLFSLLAQAAGTTKAAGHAPGRPGEQMRSCVDNRLAREVLGWQPTVDLAEGTRRTVAFFREKAGR, encoded by the coding sequence GTGAAAGTCCTGGTGACGGGTGGAGCGGGCTTCATCGGCTCGCACGTGTGTGACGCGTTCGTCCGTGCGGGCCATGAGGTCATCGCCCTGGACAACCTGTCGAGCGGCAAGAAGGAGAACCTGGCTCCGCGCGTGCGGCTGGAAGTGGCGGACATCCGCAGCCCGGAGGCCGCGCAGCTCGTGCGCTCCGAGCGCCCGCAGATCCTCTGCCACCTGGCGGCGCAGATGGACGTGCGCCGCAGCGTGGAGGATCCCCGCTTCGACGCGGACGCCAACATCCTCGGCTTCCTCAACCTGCTGGAGGCCTCGCGCGTCTCGGGCGTGCAGAAGGTGGTGTTCAGCTCGACGGGTGGCGCCATCTACGGCGAGCAGGACGTCTTCCCGGCGCCCGAGTCCCATGCCACCCGGCCCATCTCTCCCTATGGCGTGTCCAAGGCCGCGGGTGAGCTGTACCTCAACTATTACAAGGCCCAGTACGGGCTGAAGTACGTGGCGCTGCGCTACGCCAACGTGTACGGCCCGCGGCAGAACCCGCACGGCGAGGCCGGTGTGGTGTCCATCTTCAGCACGCGGCTGCTCGCCGGCCAGGACTGCACCATCTACGGCGAGGGCAAGCAGACGCGCGACTTCGTCTACGTGGAGGACGTGGCGCGCGCCAACCTGCTCGCGGCGGAGAAGGACTACTCGGGCCCCATCAACATCGGCACCGGCGTGGAGACGGACATCAACCGCCTCTTCAGCCTGCTGGCCCAGGCGGCCGGCACCACCAAGGCCGCGGGCCACGCTCCGGGCCGGCCCGGCGAGCAGATGCGCTCGTGCGTGGACAACCGGCTCGCCCGGGAGGTGCTCGGTTGGCAGCCCACGGTGGACCTGGCCGAGGGCACCCGGCGCACCGTGGCCTTCTTCCGCGAGAAGGCCGGGCGCTGA
- a CDS encoding ribbon-helix-helix domain-containing protein, with protein sequence MARKKISTTIYITPEQNEMLKALNQKTKVPVAEYIRQGIDLVLEKYKAQLPGQATFDELGTRS encoded by the coding sequence ATGGCCCGAAAGAAGATCAGCACGACCATCTACATCACGCCGGAGCAGAACGAGATGCTCAAGGCGCTGAACCAGAAGACGAAGGTTCCCGTGGCCGAGTACATCCGGCAGGGGATCGATCTCGTGCTGGAGAAGTACAAGGCGCAACTGCCGGGCCAGGCCACCTTCGACGAACTGGGGACGAGGTCATGA
- a CDS encoding UDP-glucuronic acid decarboxylase family protein, with product MKGQRVVVLGGAGFLGSHLCERLLDDGAARVVSVDNLLTGAERNVAHLLGRAGFESVRQDITEGLSVEGPLDYVFNLASPASPIDYAKLPLETMRVGSVGTENGLKLAEAKGAVFLQASTSEIYGDPLVHPQREDYWGNVNSIGPRACYDEAKRYGEALTMVYARTRGVKTRIIRIFNTYGPRMRLNDGRVVPAFVGQALRGEDFTVFGDGSQTRSFCYVKDLIDGMVRLALSDVTEPVNIGNPREMTVREFAEAVRAAAGGGGKIVCQPLPKDDPKQRQPDITRAREWLGWEPRVSLEEGLRETISWFRTVAGQGAGS from the coding sequence ATGAAGGGGCAGCGGGTGGTGGTGCTGGGCGGGGCGGGCTTCCTCGGCTCCCACCTGTGCGAGCGGCTGCTGGACGATGGGGCGGCGCGCGTGGTGTCGGTGGACAACCTGCTCACGGGCGCCGAGCGCAACGTGGCCCACCTGCTCGGGCGCGCGGGCTTCGAGTCGGTGCGCCAGGACATCACCGAGGGCCTGTCGGTGGAGGGCCCGTTGGACTACGTCTTCAACCTGGCCTCGCCCGCCTCGCCCATCGACTACGCGAAGCTGCCGCTGGAGACGATGCGCGTGGGCTCGGTGGGCACGGAGAACGGGCTGAAGCTCGCCGAGGCCAAGGGCGCGGTGTTCCTCCAGGCCTCCACCTCGGAGATCTACGGAGATCCCCTCGTGCACCCCCAGCGCGAGGACTACTGGGGCAACGTGAACTCCATCGGCCCGCGCGCCTGCTACGACGAGGCCAAGCGCTACGGCGAGGCGCTCACCATGGTGTACGCGCGCACGCGTGGGGTGAAGACGCGCATCATCCGCATCTTCAATACCTATGGCCCCCGCATGCGGCTCAACGACGGACGTGTGGTGCCGGCGTTCGTGGGCCAGGCGCTGCGCGGCGAGGACTTCACCGTCTTTGGTGACGGCTCCCAGACGCGCTCCTTCTGTTACGTGAAGGACCTCATCGACGGCATGGTGCGGCTGGCGCTCTCGGACGTCACCGAGCCGGTGAACATCGGCAACCCCCGGGAGATGACGGTGCGGGAGTTCGCCGAGGCGGTGCGCGCGGCGGCGGGCGGAGGTGGGAAGATCGTCTGCCAGCCACTGCCCAAGGACGATCCCAAGCAGCGCCAGCCGGACATCACCCGGGCAAGGGAGTGGCTCGGGTGGGAGCCCCGCGTCAGCCTGGAAGAAGGTCTGCGGGAGACCATCTCCTGGTTCAGGACGGTTGCCGGTCAGGGAGCGGGCTCCTAA